A window from bacterium encodes these proteins:
- a CDS encoding ABC transporter ATP-binding protein encodes MSIDIRHLSKTYAGGVHALQDVTLEIATGMFGLLGPNGAGKSTLMKILATLETPTAGEVLVDGADLRTQRRQIRASLGYLPQFFGVYPQLTGAEFLTYIARLNGVPARHVRATVLQMLENVGLAEARDRKAKTYSGGMLRRLGIAQALLGNPRLLIVDEPTTGLDPEERIRFRNLLTEISRDKIIILSTHIVGDISSTCEDLAILARGRVAYRGRPEVLVAKAAGKVWQVLIDEADFPQLAARLQVISTIPKPPHLLLRVVGEPIAGYDLHSVTPNLEDAYMHFMESEVGQRVEEEEED; translated from the coding sequence ATGTCCATCGACATTCGACATCTCTCCAAAACCTATGCGGGCGGCGTGCATGCCCTGCAGGACGTCACTCTCGAAATTGCCACCGGCATGTTCGGCTTGCTCGGCCCCAATGGCGCAGGCAAGAGCACCCTCATGAAGATTCTCGCCACCCTGGAAACGCCGACTGCCGGCGAGGTGTTGGTCGATGGCGCGGATCTGCGCACGCAGCGCCGGCAGATTCGGGCCTCGCTCGGTTACCTGCCGCAGTTTTTCGGCGTCTATCCGCAACTCACGGGCGCAGAATTTCTAACCTACATTGCCCGCCTCAACGGCGTGCCGGCGCGGCACGTGCGCGCCACCGTGCTGCAGATGCTGGAAAACGTCGGACTGGCCGAGGCCCGCGATCGCAAAGCCAAGACCTATTCCGGCGGCATGTTGCGCCGCCTGGGCATCGCGCAGGCATTGCTCGGCAATCCCCGCCTGCTCATCGTCGACGAGCCCACCACTGGCCTCGATCCCGAAGAACGCATTCGCTTTCGCAACCTGCTCACCGAGATCAGCCGCGACAAGATCATCATTCTCAGCACGCATATTGTGGGCGACATTTCGAGCACCTGCGAGGATCTTGCGATCTTAGCCAGGGGCCGGGTCGCTTATCGCGGCCGGCCGGAAGTGCTGGTCGCAAAAGCAGCCGGCAAAGTCTGGCAGGTGTTGATCGACGAGGCGGATTTCCCGCAGCTCGCCGCCCGCTTGCAGGTGATTTCGACGATTCCCAAACCGCCGCATCTGCTGCTGCGCGTGGTGGGCGAGCCGATCGCCGGCTATGACCTGCACAGCGTCACGCCCAATCTCGAGGATGCTTACATGCACTTCATGGAATCAGAGGTGGGACAGCGGGTGGAGGAGGAAGAGGAGGATTGA
- a CDS encoding VOC family protein, which produces MAEEKFGLAQIGQIAVNVHDLDRATAFYRDQLGMQHLFSVSNMAFFACGGIRLLLGLPEKPEFDHPSSIIYFKVEDIHAAHQTLAGRGVPFEAAPQLVARMPAYDLWLAFFRDSENNLLSLMSEAAAG; this is translated from the coding sequence ATGGCTGAAGAAAAGTTTGGTCTGGCGCAGATCGGGCAAATCGCCGTCAACGTGCATGATCTCGACCGCGCCACTGCCTTTTATCGCGACCAGCTCGGCATGCAACATCTCTTCTCCGTTTCCAACATGGCGTTTTTTGCGTGCGGCGGCATTCGCCTGCTGCTCGGCCTGCCGGAAAAACCGGAGTTCGACCATCCCAGTTCCATCATTTATTTCAAGGTGGAAGACATTCACGCCGCCCATCAAACTCTGGCCGGTCGCGGCGTGCCTTTCGAGGCCGCGCCGCAGCTCGTCGCGCGCATGCCCGCCTATGATCTCTGGCTGGCGTTCTTCCGCGATTCGGAAAACAATCTCCTGAGTCTGATGAGTGAAGCAGCCGCCGGTTGA